One Salinicoccus roseus genomic region harbors:
- a CDS encoding cyclase family protein, with protein sequence MMWQDITQTLDDRIAHWPEDTPFSYARTVTKAESGSVNIGKIETSTHIGTHIDAPFHFDDRGATVEALDINRYIGGATVIEVGGGETVTLEDIEPYRIEGTTLLLKTKRRTERTIFPDSIPVLEKRAVEYMASCGIKLFGIDVTSVDAIDSKTLDIHHLLYERDIMILENAVLDEVEPGYYDFVALPLKLQGADGSPVRAALRYRGGFGDE encoded by the coding sequence ATGATGTGGCAGGACATTACACAGACGCTCGATGACAGGATCGCCCATTGGCCGGAGGATACGCCGTTCAGTTACGCACGCACGGTGACGAAGGCGGAGAGCGGGTCAGTCAATATAGGGAAGATCGAGACGAGCACCCATATCGGGACCCACATTGATGCACCGTTCCATTTTGATGATAGAGGCGCAACGGTGGAGGCGCTGGACATCAACCGTTATATCGGCGGGGCAACCGTAATTGAAGTGGGCGGAGGGGAGACCGTCACCTTGGAGGACATTGAACCCTACAGGATTGAGGGGACCACCCTGCTGCTCAAGACGAAACGTCGGACCGAGCGTACTATTTTTCCCGATTCGATTCCGGTGCTTGAGAAGCGTGCGGTCGAATACATGGCTTCCTGTGGCATCAAGCTCTTTGGCATTGACGTCACTTCGGTTGACGCAATCGATTCGAAGACGCTGGATATCCACCATCTGTTGTATGAACGGGATATCATGATTCTGGAGAATGCAGTATTGGATGAGGTGGAACCGGGCTACTATGACTTTGTGGCGCTGCCATTGAAGCTCCAGGGCGCCGATGGCTCACCTGTACGTGCAGCACTGCGGTATAGAGGAGGGTTCGGTGATGAGTGA
- the kynU gene encoding kynureninase, with amino-acid sequence MNQWLEKARRKDERDALAKYKEEFYLGDAVYYMDGNSLGLMSRRSEQSMLDVMADWKNHGIDGWTRGERPWFYMSERIGAMMADLVGAESQEVLATSSTTMNIHQTIRTLYRPTDERYRILVDDLNFPSDIYAVQSILEDYGYGDGMVKVPSDDGHLLATDRIIDMMDESIALILLPSVLYRSGQVLEMEKLTRKAHEKGIVIGFDLCHSIGSVPHQLKAWDVDFAVWCTYKHLNGGPGSVAGLYVNEKHQHHPVSLKGWFGNNKETQFDMKHTFDQASDISQYQVGTPHIFSMAPLLGALEMFDEAGIGNIRQKSLELTDFMIGMIEDVLKDHDIDIVTPKSHDTRGGHILIGHPQAAGINAALKSKGVIPDFRAPSYVRIAPVALYNSFEDVHHTVMILKEIMDDRLYEQFDNKRGVIA; translated from the coding sequence ATGAATCAATGGCTGGAAAAGGCGCGCCGTAAGGATGAACGGGATGCACTGGCAAAGTACAAGGAGGAATTCTATCTGGGGGATGCTGTCTACTATATGGATGGGAATTCACTCGGATTGATGAGCAGGCGTTCGGAGCAGAGCATGCTTGATGTGATGGCGGACTGGAAGAATCACGGGATTGACGGCTGGACCCGAGGGGAGCGGCCATGGTTCTACATGAGTGAAAGGATCGGGGCGATGATGGCGGACCTTGTTGGAGCTGAAAGCCAGGAGGTTCTGGCGACCAGTTCCACGACGATGAATATCCACCAGACCATCCGGACCCTCTATCGTCCGACGGATGAACGGTATAGAATACTGGTCGACGACTTGAACTTTCCGTCTGACATCTATGCGGTGCAGTCGATACTTGAAGACTACGGATACGGCGATGGCATGGTGAAGGTACCTTCTGACGATGGGCACTTGCTGGCTACCGACCGGATCATCGATATGATGGACGAGAGCATCGCATTGATACTGCTGCCCTCTGTACTCTACCGCAGCGGTCAAGTATTGGAGATGGAAAAGCTGACACGGAAAGCACATGAAAAAGGAATCGTCATCGGGTTCGACCTCTGCCACTCCATCGGTTCCGTCCCGCACCAGCTGAAAGCATGGGATGTGGATTTCGCTGTATGGTGTACATATAAGCATCTGAATGGCGGACCCGGGTCTGTGGCGGGCCTGTACGTGAATGAGAAACATCAACACCATCCGGTAAGCCTTAAAGGATGGTTCGGCAACAACAAGGAGACGCAGTTCGACATGAAGCACACTTTCGACCAGGCCTCAGACATCAGCCAATACCAGGTAGGCACGCCGCATATATTTTCCATGGCGCCGCTTCTCGGTGCACTGGAAATGTTCGACGAAGCCGGAATCGGAAATATACGGCAAAAGTCCCTCGAACTGACGGATTTCATGATCGGAATGATTGAAGACGTCCTCAAGGATCATGATATCGACATCGTTACGCCAAAGAGTCATGACACCCGGGGCGGACACATACTGATCGGCCACCCGCAGGCAGCAGGCATCAATGCGGCCCTGAAGTCCAAGGGTGTGATTCCCGATTTCAGGGCACCAAGCTACGTGAGGATTGCGCCGGTTGCGCTATACAATTCATTTGAAGATGTCCATCATACCGTGATGATCCTGAAGGAGATCATGGATGACCGGCTGTATGAACAATTTGATAACAAACGGGGGGTGATTGCATGA
- a CDS encoding TAXI family TRAP transporter solute-binding subunit — protein sequence MKKFSWLLVLMLTLSFVLAACGGDSGGDGGEETTEDETTEEGESSGDGASGEGWVENITVLTGGEAGVYFPIGVAMADIIDSQLEDVSATGVSSGASVSNAEQLNNGEAQLALVQNDIAYYGVEGTNMFEEPLENYSGVLTLYPETIQLVTLADSGIESVSDLEGMRVAIGDVGSGTEANATQILEAHGLSESDVDAQYLDFADASTNLQDGNVDAAFVTAGTPTGAIQELSASADVKLVSFDQEAIDSLTEEYSYYTQHEIPADAYENFDSTATTVAVQAMVIASNDIPDDQMYEMTKALFENLDDLSNAHVRGEEVTLDTAQDGMSIDLHPGAQQYYDEQ from the coding sequence ATGAAAAAATTTTCATGGTTACTGGTACTGATGCTTACGTTGTCCTTTGTCCTTGCAGCATGCGGTGGAGATAGCGGTGGTGATGGCGGAGAAGAGACGACTGAAGACGAAACGACTGAGGAAGGTGAATCTTCCGGCGATGGCGCTTCCGGTGAAGGCTGGGTTGAAAACATTACAGTACTGACTGGTGGGGAAGCAGGGGTGTACTTCCCGATCGGTGTTGCAATGGCGGATATCATTGATTCCCAGCTTGAGGATGTTTCTGCAACAGGTGTATCTTCCGGTGCTTCCGTATCCAACGCGGAACAGCTCAACAATGGGGAAGCCCAGCTTGCACTCGTACAGAATGATATCGCATATTATGGTGTAGAAGGTACGAACATGTTCGAAGAACCGCTGGAAAACTACAGCGGGGTGCTTACGCTCTATCCGGAGACAATCCAGCTTGTCACACTTGCTGATTCCGGAATCGAATCCGTTTCCGATCTGGAAGGTATGCGTGTCGCAATCGGGGATGTGGGCTCTGGTACAGAGGCCAATGCAACACAGATTCTCGAAGCGCACGGTCTCAGCGAATCTGATGTCGATGCACAGTACCTTGATTTTGCTGACGCTTCAACGAACCTACAGGATGGAAACGTCGATGCAGCCTTCGTAACAGCGGGTACGCCGACAGGTGCCATCCAGGAACTCAGTGCAAGTGCAGATGTCAAACTTGTCAGCTTCGATCAGGAAGCAATCGACTCACTGACTGAAGAATACTCATACTATACTCAGCACGAAATTCCAGCAGATGCCTATGAGAACTTCGACAGTACGGCTACAACAGTAGCAGTACAGGCAATGGTCATCGCATCGAATGACATTCCGGATGATCAGATGTACGAAATGACAAAAGCACTCTTTGAAAATCTCGACGACCTGAGCAATGCACACGTCCGTGGGGAAGAAGTGACACTCGATACTGCACAGGATGGCATGTCCATCGACCTTCACCCAGGTGCTCAGCAATATTACGATGAGCAGTAG
- a CDS encoding SDR family NAD(P)-dependent oxidoreductase: MQEIKGKYAVITGGTRGIGLATAHALAEEGVNIAVIGRNPDTLKDAVGELQKHGVQVVALNGDVSNKEDVDRMLDEVNDAFGRIDILINNAGIMNHTTFLDSSEEDLRKMMDVNVFGIYHMMHGILPMMKQQGQGDVINISSMSGLKGTKGSSLYSATKFAVIGMTEGVMQEMRQHNIRVSYLTPSAVLTDLIGETGLKEETMTHAEDMADIIVSQLKLNPRTFIKTSQMWATNPTPKDQ; encoded by the coding sequence ATGCAGGAAATCAAAGGGAAATATGCTGTAATCACAGGGGGCACACGAGGCATCGGCCTTGCCACCGCCCACGCGCTCGCCGAGGAAGGTGTAAACATTGCCGTGATTGGACGCAATCCGGACACACTGAAAGATGCTGTCGGCGAGCTCCAGAAACATGGTGTCCAGGTCGTCGCCCTGAATGGGGATGTTTCAAACAAGGAAGATGTGGACCGCATGCTGGACGAAGTCAACGACGCGTTCGGACGCATCGACATTCTGATCAACAATGCAGGCATCATGAATCACACTACTTTCCTCGACAGTTCTGAAGAGGACCTCCGCAAAATGATGGATGTGAACGTGTTCGGCATCTATCATATGATGCATGGCATCCTGCCGATGATGAAGCAGCAGGGCCAGGGGGATGTCATCAACATATCCTCGATGTCCGGCTTGAAAGGAACGAAGGGCAGCTCCCTCTATTCTGCCACTAAGTTTGCTGTCATCGGCATGACTGAAGGTGTCATGCAGGAAATGCGCCAGCATAACATCCGGGTCTCCTACCTGACGCCGTCCGCAGTCCTCACCGACCTGATCGGGGAGACGGGGCTGAAGGAAGAGACGATGACCCACGCGGAGGATATGGCAGACATCATCGTCAGCCAGCTCAAACTGAATCCGAGGACCTTCATCAAGACAAGCCAGATGTGGGCCACCAATCCCACACCGAAAGACCAATAG
- a CDS encoding tryptophan 2,3-dioxygenase: MSDFQDHTISGEDVKTDFLKDMTYSEYLSLDRILFSQNTMTDQHDETLFIIIHQVSELWMKLIIHEINSAISDIQDDDFRMAFKKLARVTNIQRQIISAWDVLSTMTPSDYLKFRDSLGNASGFQSYQNRMMEFSLGYKTTHALKIYEKDSVVHDMLKAQLKKPSIYDEAIRAVARAGFVIDEEVLERDVTESYVPNASVKEAFKQIYLNTDEYFELYEMLEKLVDVEDLYSQWRFRHMKTVERIIGFKKGTGGSSGVNYLKRVIDDYFFKELWELRSEL, encoded by the coding sequence ATGAGTGACTTCCAGGATCATACGATCAGCGGGGAAGATGTAAAGACGGATTTCCTGAAGGATATGACATACAGCGAATATCTGAGCCTCGACCGCATTCTATTCTCGCAGAATACGATGACAGATCAGCATGATGAGACGCTTTTCATCATCATCCACCAGGTATCGGAACTATGGATGAAGCTGATCATCCATGAAATAAACTCCGCAATATCGGATATCCAGGACGACGACTTCAGGATGGCATTCAAAAAGCTGGCACGGGTGACGAACATCCAGAGACAGATCATTTCAGCGTGGGATGTCCTCTCGACGATGACGCCGAGCGACTACCTGAAATTCCGCGACAGCCTTGGCAACGCATCAGGTTTCCAGTCGTACCAGAACCGCATGATGGAGTTCAGTCTCGGCTATAAGACGACACACGCCCTGAAGATATATGAGAAGGATTCGGTCGTCCATGATATGCTGAAGGCACAGCTCAAAAAACCGAGCATCTATGATGAGGCCATCCGGGCTGTCGCCAGGGCCGGCTTCGTAATAGACGAGGAAGTGCTTGAGCGTGATGTGACGGAGTCCTATGTGCCGAACGCGTCGGTCAAGGAGGCATTCAAGCAGATCTACCTGAACACCGATGAATATTTTGAACTCTATGAGATGCTGGAGAAACTTGTGGATGTGGAAGACCTGTACAGCCAGTGGCGGTTCAGGCACATGAAGACGGTCGAACGCATCATCGGCTTCAAAAAGGGGACTGGAGGCAGCTCCGGTGTCAATTACCTGAAGCGTGTGATTGATGATTATTTCTTCAAGGAACTCTGGGAACTGAGATCGGAACTATAG